The proteins below are encoded in one region of Oreochromis niloticus isolate F11D_XX unplaced genomic scaffold, O_niloticus_UMD_NMBU tig00007295_pilon, whole genome shotgun sequence:
- the LOC109200909 gene encoding serine/threonine-protein phosphatase 6 regulatory ankyrin repeat subunit A-like isoform X2 — protein sequence MQRTPRAAFSDHVECVSLLLSHGAQANVVDTHMHRTPLMMVALNGQTNAVEVMVSGAKADLALQDADRNTALHLACSKGHETSALLILEKISDRNLINCTNAALQTPLHVAARKGLTVVVQELLVKGASVLAVDENGYTPALACAPNRDVADCLALILNSMMPTSPMVTIAALPTLSLTQTVINHHPISNHISKGVAFDTPAPLRPDHASYCRPERLLSSVSGDDEMNDSDSETY from the exons ATGCAACGGACTCCAAGGGCAG ctttttctgaccATGTGGAGTGCGTTTCCCTTCTTCTGAGCCATGGAGCTCAGGCAAATGTTGTTGACACCCACATGCACAGAACACCACTGATGATGGTAGCTCTAAATGGACAGACCAATGCTGTGG AGGTGATGGTGAGCGGTGCTAAGGCAGACTTGGCACTGCAAGATGCAGACAGGAACACAGCATTGCATTTGGCTTGCAGCAAG GGTCACGAGACAAGTGCCTTGTTGATTCTGGAGAAAATCAGCGACAGGAATCTCATTAACTGCACCAACGCTGCTCTGCAGAC GCCCTTGCATGTAGCAGCCAGGAAGGGATTGACAGTGGTGGTccaggagctgctggtgaaaggAGCCAGTGTGTTAGCTGTGGATGAGAATG GTTACACTCCAGCTTTGGCTTGTGCTCCCAATCGGGATGTAGCTGACTGCTTGGCCCTCATCCTCAACTCAATGATGCCCACCTCACCCATGGTCACCATAGCAGCTTTGCCCACTCTCTCGCTTACTCAAACAGTCATCAACCACCACCCTATCTCAAACCACATTTCCAAAGGTGTGGCCTTTGATACTCCAGCCCCACTGAGACCTGACCACGCCTCCTACTGCAGGCCAGAACGCCTGCTGTCCTCTGTCTCCGGAGATGATGAAATGAATGACTCAGATTCAGAAACGTACTGA
- the LOC109200909 gene encoding serine/threonine-protein phosphatase 6 regulatory ankyrin repeat subunit A-like isoform X1: MCFRINDNEGVAEMLIDSLGANIVNATDSKGRTPLHAAAFSDHVECVSLLLSHGAQANVVDTHMHRTPLMMVALNGQTNAVEVMVSGAKADLALQDADRNTALHLACSKGHETSALLILEKISDRNLINCTNAALQTPLHVAARKGLTVVVQELLVKGASVLAVDENGYTPALACAPNRDVADCLALILNSMMPTSPMVTIAALPTLSLTQTVINHHPISNHISKGVAFDTPAPLRPDHASYCRPERLLSSVSGDDEMNDSDSETY, encoded by the exons ATGTGTTTTAGGATAAACGATAATGAGGGAGTGGCAGAGATGTTAATTGACTCCCTGGGTGCAAATATTGTGAATGCAACGGACTCCAAGGGCAG GACTCCTCTTCatgctgcagctttttctgaccATGTGGAGTGCGTTTCCCTTCTTCTGAGCCATGGAGCTCAGGCAAATGTTGTTGACACCCACATGCACAGAACACCACTGATGATGGTAGCTCTAAATGGACAGACCAATGCTGTGG AGGTGATGGTGAGCGGTGCTAAGGCAGACTTGGCACTGCAAGATGCAGACAGGAACACAGCATTGCATTTGGCTTGCAGCAAG GGTCACGAGACAAGTGCCTTGTTGATTCTGGAGAAAATCAGCGACAGGAATCTCATTAACTGCACCAACGCTGCTCTGCAGAC GCCCTTGCATGTAGCAGCCAGGAAGGGATTGACAGTGGTGGTccaggagctgctggtgaaaggAGCCAGTGTGTTAGCTGTGGATGAGAATG GTTACACTCCAGCTTTGGCTTGTGCTCCCAATCGGGATGTAGCTGACTGCTTGGCCCTCATCCTCAACTCAATGATGCCCACCTCACCCATGGTCACCATAGCAGCTTTGCCCACTCTCTCGCTTACTCAAACAGTCATCAACCACCACCCTATCTCAAACCACATTTCCAAAGGTGTGGCCTTTGATACTCCAGCCCCACTGAGACCTGACCACGCCTCCTACTGCAGGCCAGAACGCCTGCTGTCCTCTGTCTCCGGAGATGATGAAATGAATGACTCAGATTCAGAAACGTACTGA
- the LOC109200910 gene encoding sodium/calcium exchanger 2-like, whose product VKNITVCLAPPGDGDDDEEEGREERLPSCYDYVMHFLTVFWKVLFACVPPTEYWNGWACFFVSISAIGLLTAIIGDLASHFGCTVGLRDTVTAVVFVALGTSIPDTFASKVAAIQDQHADASVGNVTGSNAVNVFLGIGVAWSVAAVYWRIKGKEFRVDPGSLAFSVTLFTIFTFICMSVLLFRRRPSIGGELGGPKVSRLLTTLLFLGLWFLYILFSSLEAYCHINGF is encoded by the exons GTaaaaaatatcactgtgtgtttggCTCCTCCAGGTGATGGCGATGATGACGAGGAGGAAGGTCGTGAGGAGCGCCTTCCATCTTGTTACGACTACGTCATGCATTTCCTCACCGTCTTCTGGAAGGTTCTGTTTGCCTGCGTCCCGCCAACAGAGTACTGGAACGGCTGGGCCTGCTTCTTCGTGTCCATCAGCGCCATCGGGCTCCTCACCGCCATCATCGGGGATTTGGCATCGCATTTCGGCTGCACCGTGGGGCTGCGGGACACTGTGACCGCCGTGGTGTTTGTGGCGCTGGGAACTTCCATTCCAG ACACCTTTGCTAGCAAAGTGGCTGCCATACAAGACCAGCATGCCGACGCATCGGTTGGAAATGTCACTGGCAGCAACGCAGTCAACGTGTTCCTGGGGATCGGAGTGGCATGGTCAGTGGCCGCCGTGTACTGGAGAATTAAAGGAAAGGAGTTCCGGGTGGATCCTGGATCACTGGCGTTCTCCGTCACGCTCTTCACCATCTTCACGTTCATCTGCATGTCCGTGCTATTGTTCAGACGCCGGCCCTCCATCGGCGGAGAGCTTGGCGGCCCGAAAGTGTCCCGCCTCCTGACCACCCTCCTGTTCCTGGGTCTGTGGTTCCTCTACATCCTCTTCTCCAGCCTAGAGGCCTACTGTCACATCAACGGCTTTTAA
- the LOC109200911 gene encoding biotinidase-like, translating into MYLRIYTAAGCRPLAWMNQLPLLDSIQFQQAFSLAANVTLLAVNIRNDRLIMTGSGIYTPFSATYHHARKGDPEEGRLLVARVPVLEPLEVKQSAAKEVEAGGGESTISAATDSGYCYQDSCDDPPPPSYPTFISSMMYDTFTFVLLNETQGDIKVCNGTFCCRLQYRWLLQDHKELYAFGALAGTHTVNGRYAWLDQSSCGQEAEEAESKMDFLLEGNFDTKYVYPSILTSRMFLEQPESLEKAADGRLTMKHSNTKGGLVTACLYGRMYHLDNE; encoded by the exons ATGTACCTGAGGATTTATACGG ccgcgggttgccgacccctggcctGGATGAACCAGCTCCCCCTGCTGGATTCAATCCAGTTTCAGCAGGCATTCAGTCTGGCTGCCAACGTCACCCTACTAGCTGTCAACATTCGTAATGACAGGCTCATCATGACAGGAAGTGGCATCTACACCCCTTTTTCTGCCACCTACCACCACGCCAGGAAAGGGGACCCAGAGGAGGGCAGGCTGCTGGTGGCCAGAGTGCCAGTTTTGGAGCCACTTGAGGTAAAACAAAGTGCAGCCAAAGAGGTGGAGGCTGGTGGTGGGGAGTCAACAATATCAGCGGCTACAGACTCTGGATACTGCTACCAAGATAGCTGTGATgaccctcctcctccctcctacCCCACCTTCATCTCCTCTATGATGTatgacacatttacatttgtccTCTTAAATGAGACACAAGGCGACATTAAAGTGTGCAACGGCACTTTCTGCTGCCGCCTGCAGTACAGGTGGTTACTGCAAGACCATAAAGAGCTCTATGCTTTCGGCGCACTTGCAGGAACACACACCGTCAACGGACGTTACGCAT GGTTGGATCAGAGCTCTTGTGGACAGGAAGCGGAAGAAGCAGAGTCTAAaatggacttcctgttggagggGAACTTTGACACCAAATACGTGTACCCATCTATTCTGACAAGCCGAATGTTCCTGGAGCAGCCAGAGAGTCTGGAGAAAGCTGCAGACGGGAGACTGAccatgaaacattcaaacacgAAGGGTGGCCTGGTCACTGCCTGCCTGTATGGACGAATGTACCACCTGGACAATGAATAA